In Marivirga salinae, a single window of DNA contains:
- the recN gene encoding DNA repair protein RecN — MLQKLLIKNYALIQELNINPSPNLNTITGETGAGKSIMLGAVGLLLGKRADTKVLYSSDTKCVVEGIFDITEYNLNSFFESEDLDYDEECVIRREISASGKSRAFINDTPVTLDILKNLGSHLMDVHSQHETLLIGDQDFQLRIIDAYAGTLESLKNYQSIFTSYTKAKKSLETFKESASQMQQEKDFNQFLFDELDKAQLKAGEQEELEEKLELLENGELIKLKLSEAYQLVDGQEFAAIHNLHQATESLKTIQSYGKDFQELSERLNSSFIEIQDIAKELEITANEFEHQPDELQQTQERVSLIYSLQQKHHVDSVEDLLKIKTELEEKLLAVADVEGSELKLQKAVDEAYSKMNEKAKEISKQRNKYFEKLENELRALLAGLGMEDAVVKIDNKVKPHDKSGIDDIKILFSANKGIAPQNLKNVASGGEFSRLMFAIKSIMADKIAMPTIIFDEIDTGISGEVAIKMVNMMQKMAEKHQVITISHLPQIAAKGHQHYFVYKDNSADKSVSKIKLLDQDERSLEIAKMIGGENPSESAIQSAKELLSV; from the coding sequence ATGCTTCAAAAGCTTTTGATTAAAAATTACGCCTTAATTCAAGAACTTAATATTAACCCATCTCCCAACCTTAATACCATTACAGGTGAAACAGGAGCCGGTAAGTCTATAATGCTTGGTGCTGTAGGCTTATTATTAGGCAAAAGAGCTGACACTAAGGTTCTTTACTCCTCAGACACAAAATGTGTGGTAGAAGGTATATTTGATATCACAGAATATAATTTAAACTCATTTTTTGAGTCGGAAGATTTAGATTATGATGAAGAGTGTGTCATCAGAAGAGAGATTAGCGCTAGCGGAAAATCAAGAGCTTTCATAAATGACACTCCTGTCACTTTGGATATCCTTAAAAACCTCGGGAGCCATTTGATGGATGTACATTCTCAACATGAAACCTTGTTAATTGGTGACCAAGATTTTCAACTTAGAATTATTGATGCTTATGCTGGCACTCTTGAAAGCTTAAAGAATTATCAATCCATATTTACATCATACACAAAAGCGAAAAAAAGTCTTGAAACCTTTAAAGAAAGTGCCTCTCAAATGCAGCAGGAAAAGGATTTTAATCAATTCCTTTTTGATGAGCTGGACAAAGCACAATTAAAAGCTGGCGAACAAGAGGAGTTAGAGGAGAAATTAGAACTTCTGGAAAATGGTGAATTGATTAAACTTAAGTTGTCAGAAGCTTATCAATTGGTTGATGGACAAGAATTTGCAGCTATTCATAATTTACATCAAGCAACAGAAAGTCTTAAAACTATTCAATCTTACGGAAAGGACTTTCAGGAATTATCAGAAAGACTGAATAGCAGTTTTATAGAAATTCAGGACATAGCAAAAGAATTGGAAATAACTGCTAATGAATTTGAGCATCAGCCTGATGAATTGCAACAAACACAAGAAAGGGTCAGCTTAATCTATTCATTACAACAAAAACATCATGTTGATTCAGTTGAAGATTTACTTAAAATAAAAACAGAATTAGAGGAAAAACTATTAGCTGTTGCGGATGTGGAAGGAAGTGAATTAAAATTGCAAAAAGCAGTTGATGAGGCTTATTCCAAAATGAATGAAAAAGCTAAAGAAATAAGTAAACAAAGAAATAAGTATTTTGAAAAACTTGAAAATGAATTGCGAGCACTTTTAGCTGGCTTAGGAATGGAAGATGCGGTTGTTAAAATCGACAATAAAGTAAAACCACATGATAAGAGTGGCATAGATGATATCAAAATTTTATTTAGTGCCAATAAAGGAATAGCTCCTCAAAACTTGAAAAATGTAGCCTCAGGTGGTGAATTTTCACGCTTAATGTTCGCTATTAAATCAATTATGGCTGATAAAATTGCCATGCCTACAATTATATTTGATGAAATTGATACTGGTATTTCTGGGGAAGTTGCCATTAAAATGGTGAATATGATGCAAAAAATGGCTGAAAAGCATCAAGTGATTACCATCAGCCACTTACCACAAATTGCAGCCAAGGGACATCAGCATTATTTTGTTTATAAAGATAACTCTGCGGATAAATCTGTAAGTAAAATCAAATTACTTGACCAAGATGAACGCTCCTTAGAAATAGCGAAAATGATTGGAGGAGAAAACCCAAGTGAATCGGCTATTCAAAGTGCTAAGGAGTTATTGAGTGTATAG
- a CDS encoding LuxE/PaaK family acyltransferase yields MSERERLFKQFDALNVENFQDFALELFQYQSKYNLVYKKYIDALNINVDSINDLRSIPFLPIEFFKQHKIITQVENGNSYETIFESSGTGSGLTSQHFVSDLSHYLNHAQDIFERQYSSLNDYVILALLPSYLEREGSSLVAMVDEFIKKTNTSDSGFYLYDLKELVRKVEDLKAKGSEKKIIVWGVSFALLDLAENYKVDFSDCTIMETGGMKGRRKEITREELHGILCDGMNVNTIHSEYGMTELLSQSYSKENGVFHPSHSMKIMVREVNDPFDIKYSDKRSGGLNVIDLANIDSCAFIETQDVGLVNEDGSFKVLGRFDNSDIRGCNLMVF; encoded by the coding sequence ATGTCAGAAAGAGAACGCTTATTTAAGCAATTTGATGCCCTAAATGTTGAAAATTTTCAGGATTTTGCTTTAGAACTGTTCCAGTACCAAAGTAAATACAATTTGGTTTATAAAAAATATATTGATGCCTTAAATATCAATGTAGATTCTATAAATGATTTGCGCTCAATCCCTTTTCTGCCAATAGAATTTTTTAAGCAGCATAAAATAATCACTCAAGTTGAAAACGGCAATAGCTATGAAACGATTTTTGAAAGTAGTGGTACTGGTTCAGGATTAACTAGCCAACACTTTGTTTCAGATTTGTCTCATTATTTAAATCATGCTCAAGATATTTTTGAGCGTCAGTATAGTAGCTTGAATGATTATGTGATTTTAGCGCTTTTACCCTCATATCTTGAGAGAGAAGGATCTTCCTTAGTTGCTATGGTAGATGAATTCATAAAAAAGACAAACACTTCTGACTCTGGCTTTTATTTATATGACTTAAAAGAATTGGTTAGAAAGGTAGAAGATTTAAAAGCAAAAGGAAGTGAAAAGAAAATAATCGTTTGGGGCGTGAGTTTTGCTTTATTGGATTTAGCGGAAAACTATAAAGTAGATTTTTCTGATTGTACTATAATGGAAACAGGTGGAATGAAGGGCAGAAGGAAAGAAATTACTAGAGAAGAGCTTCATGGTATATTATGTGACGGAATGAATGTCAATACAATCCACTCAGAGTATGGGATGACAGAATTATTATCTCAAAGCTACAGCAAAGAAAATGGTGTTTTTCATCCTTCACACAGTATGAAAATTATGGTAAGAGAAGTTAATGATCCATTCGATATCAAATATTCAGATAAAAGAAGTGGTGGTTTAAATGTTATTGACTTAGCCAATATTGACAGTTGCGCTTTTATAGAAACACAAGATGTAGGATTGGTAAATGAAGACGGAAGCTTTAAGGTTTTAGGCCGATTCGATAATTCGGATATCAGAGGATGTAATTTGATGGTTTTTTAA